One genomic segment of Shinella zoogloeoides includes these proteins:
- the traI gene encoding acyl-homoserine-lactone synthase has translation MQILSVSADHYASNHHYLNQMHQLRAAVFGDRLEWEITVTEQGERDQYDDLRPTYILAISAEQKVVGCARLLPAFGPTMLEQTFPQLLERGALDARTAKVESSRFCVDTSLAAGRGGTLHQVTLTMFAGIIEWSMANGYKEIVTATDLRFERILKRAGWPMHRLGNPVAIGNTVAVAGSLPADRASFEQVCPPSYRSIIERDGAGPLRSAA, from the coding sequence ATGCAGATTCTGAGCGTCTCGGCCGACCACTACGCGAGTAACCACCACTATCTGAACCAGATGCACCAGTTAAGGGCCGCGGTGTTTGGCGACCGCCTGGAATGGGAGATCACCGTCACCGAACAGGGAGAGCGGGATCAGTACGATGATCTCCGCCCAACCTACATCCTTGCGATCTCGGCCGAGCAGAAGGTGGTCGGCTGTGCACGCCTGCTGCCCGCATTCGGCCCGACGATGCTGGAGCAGACATTCCCGCAACTGCTGGAGCGCGGCGCGCTCGATGCCCGTACAGCGAAGGTCGAGAGCTCACGCTTTTGCGTCGACACGTCGCTGGCTGCGGGGAGGGGAGGGACCCTCCATCAGGTCACGCTCACCATGTTCGCCGGTATCATCGAATGGTCGATGGCCAACGGATACAAGGAGATCGTCACCGCGACCGATCTTCGTTTTGAACGTATCCTGAAGCGTGCAGGCTGGCCAATGCACCGCCTCGGCAATCCGGTTGCGATTGGGAACACCGTCGCCGTCGCGGGCAGCCTGCCAGCCGATCGCGCCAGCTTCGAACAGGTGTGTCCGCCAAGTTACCGCTCGATCATCGAGCGCGATGGCGCTGGTCCTTTGAGGAGCGCGGCGTGA